GAATGGGATGAGTTTCAGAAATTGCATGACTTTGATCCGAGGGTTACAAATGCAGGCAGAATAATGCGCAAGACAAGTCTTGATGAATTGCCACAGTTATTAAATGTACTCAAAGGTGAAATGAGTCTTGTAGGTCCTAGACCGTATCTTCCAAGAGAAATAGGAAAAATGGGAGAGTATTATAAGATAATCATTTCTACAGTACCAGGTATAACAGGTTATTGGCAAGTGAATGGTCGTTCTGATGTAACTTTCGAAGGCAGATTAAAGATGGATAATTGGTATATCTATAATTGGTCTGTATGGATGGATATGGTATTACTTTTTAAGACGATTAAAGCAGTATTTTTCAGCAAAGGAGCAGTATAATGAAAATTTTACATGTTGGAGAATACGTTAATGGTGGAGTAGCAACATATTTGAGAACTTTGTTGAGTGGGTTACAAAAATATGACGATGTAGAAAATTATTTATTAATAAGTGAATATAAATCTCAGCAAGGTTGGGAAGATATAACAAAAAAAGTATTTTATTATAAATATAAAAGAAGTATATCTAATATTTTTTCAGCTATAAAGCAAATTCATGCTGTTATAAAAGATGTAAACCCAGATATAATACACGCTCATAGTACATGGGCAGGTCTTTTTGTTAGATTACCTTATTTGTTTAAGAAAAGAAAAGCGAAGATAATATATCAATCGCATGGTTGGGCTTTTTTGATGGATACATCTAATTATAAGAAAAATATATATGCTTTAGTAGAAAAAATTCTATCTATACCAACAGATAGAATTATAAATATATCTAATTATGAACAGAATCAAGCCGTTAAATGTGGTTTAAATAAAAATAAAATGGTAATGATTTATAATGGAGTAGAAGATAAAGTAAATAAATCTAATCTAAAATTGAATTGGGATGAAAACAAAATAAATTTATTATTTGTTGGTAGATTAGATAGGCAAAAAGGATTAGATTTATTTTTAGATGTATATGATAAAATGAAATTAGAAAATCTTCATTTATATGTAATAGGAACTAGTGTATTAGATGATAATTTGCCTAATAGTACAAAATATGTTACTTATTTAGGTTGGGTTAATAATAAAGATATTGACGCATATTACCAAGCTTGTGATGCAGTAATAATGCCTTCTCGTTGGGAAGGATTTGGTTTAGTTGCTATTGAGGCAATGAAAAATTCTAAAGCAGTAATAGTAAGTAATAGAGGTGCTTTGCCAGAATTAATAAAAGAGGATTTTACGGGATATATTTTTAATATTGATGATGAGATTTCTCTAAAAAATAGATTATTAAGTTTAGATAAAGAAAGACTAAATATTTTGGGGGAAAATAGTAGAACTATTTATTTACAAAAGTTTGTAGACAAAATTTTTATAAATAAAATGTATAAAATATATAAAGTTTTATAGGAGTAAGTATGTGTAAGATATCTATAATAATGGGTATTTATAAGATGATAAATAAAAAAGCTATTGTTAAGTTAGCAATAGATTCTATTTTAAATCAAACTTATAGAGATTTTGAATTTATTATTTGTGATGATGGCTCTAATGATGGTACTTATGAAATGGTGCAAGGTTTAATAAGAAATGATAAAAGAGTAATTTTAATAAAAAATAATGAAAATAAGGGATTAGCGTATTCTTTAAATCATTGTTTAAGTATAGCAAAAGGTAAATATATTGCTCGTATGGATGCAGATGATATTTCTACGCCAAATAGATTAGAAAAGCAAATAAAATTTTTAGATGAACATTTAGAATATGCTATAGTAGGTTGTAATTTATTGCTTATTAATGATAAAGGTATATGGGGAAAACGTATTTTAGCAGAAAAACCTACAAAAAAATCTTTTTTATTTACGTCACCGTTTTGCCATCCAGCTATAGTTATGAGAAAAGACGTTTTAGATAAAGTAAATAATTATAAAGTAGAAAAAATAACGCGTAGAGCAGAAGATTATGATTTATTTATGAGAATATATGTTAATGGTTATAAAGGATATAATTTGCAAGAATTTTTATATCAGTTTAGAGAAGATAATGATGCATATAAAAGAAGAGCTTATAAATATAGAATAGATGATGTGCAGGTTAGATATAGAGGTTTTAAAGCATTAGGACTTATGCCTAGTGGTTTTTTATATGTTATAAAACCCTTAATTGTGGGCTTGATACCACAAAAAATTTTATGTCAGTTACGTAAATTAAGAATAGAAAAATAAGAGGAAAAATTTATTGATAATATAAAGGATTAACATTTGAAAGTGGATTCATTAGTAAAGTTAGGAATACTAGGTTTTATTTTGTAGATTAATTATTTATAAAATGAAAAATAATAAAAATATATAGGAGAAAAACTTGTAATAATGAAAATTAGTGTAATAATTCCTGCATATAATGGAGAAAAATATATAAAACGATGTATAAATTCAATAAAAAAACAGACATTTTATAATTGGGAAATAATATTAATAGATGATGGTTCTAAAGATAAAACAGGTATAATTTGTGATGCATATGCATTAGAAGATAATCGAATAAAAGTTATTCATAAAGCTAATGGTGGAGCAAGTTCGGCTAGAAACTTAGGAATTGATAAAGCAACAGGTGATTATATTACTTTTATAGATTGTGATGATTGGGTAGAAGAAGATTTTTTTGAAAAAGCCGTAGATTTTTTTGCAAAAAATTTTGTTGATATTTTAATAACAGGTTTTGTTTTCGATAAAAATAGGGTAAGTAGAAATATGTTTAAAGGTAAAAATAAAGAGATTATTGGTATAAATAAAGCAAGAAAAGAATTTTTTCTACGTGATAAATTTTCATGGGAGGTATGCGCAAAGTTTTATAAAAAAGAAATTTTAAGTAAAATTAAATTTGATATAAAATTAAAGATTGGAGAAGATATGCTATTTTTTTGGCAAGTGTTAAATAGTGTGGAAAAAATAGGATATTTACCATTATATAAATATCATTATGATATAAGTGCTAGCAAAACAATGACATCTAAATTTTCGGTAAAATGGTTTCATGGATTGAAAGTTAAACGAAATATATATAATCAAGTAAAAAATATTTCTAAGGAGATGGAATTACTATCTAAAATAGTAGTGGTAGTAGAAATGGTAACTTTAGCTAAAAAAGCATATGATATAGATAATTATAAGTCAAAAAGAATAATAAAATACTTACAGAAAGGAATAAGAAAAAATATTTATTTATCTATTTTGTATCCTAAAAGTAATATAATGACGTTACGTCAAAGATTAGGGATAATATATTTTTCATTACCATATAAACTTTGTATATTAGGAAGGAATTTTTTGAAATAAATTAGGTGATTTTATGGTATTATTTATTGGCTTAATGATATGAAACTTGTTAATGGCAAGTATTTTCTTATTTGGAAAAGTTACAAAAAATAAAAAGTTATTATATATTTTATTAGTATATATTCCTTTAGTCTTTATATCTAGCTTAAGACATTGGAATATAGGAACAGATACTCCCACTTTTTATCAATGGTTTGAGGCTACGAGATATGTAGATATAGAAGATTTTGGTTGGTTTTATACATTATCATCAATTACTACTGATTTAGAATGGGGATTTATTTGGATTGGACATTTTCTTAATATATTTAATCTAGATGTTCAATTAATGATATTTATATACTTTACCATTATCGTGTTGGGAATTATTAAATAATAGATTAAGAAAATGTTTAAATTGGAATAATCCATTTAATTTATTTTTAAAATAAGTGTCGCACTTGGATTGACAATTCATCTTATAAAAAATAAATAGAGGTAATAAAATGTTAGAGATAAAAAATTTATTGGAAAAGTTTATATTTGCTAGTATTGTTTTATCTGGTTTTGATGGTATTGCAGTATTTAAGATTTTTTTATTTCCTTATGGTTATTTTTGGATGACTAGTATTGGGTTACTTATATATTTTTTTTATTTTAGATATCGAAATATTTATGTAACAAATGTGTTTAAAGGGTATTGTTTATTTTTTTTATGGGTTATTTTTTCAACAATAATAAATTTGCCTAATATTATAGGACTTACGTTTAAAGGTTTTATGGCGGAAAAAATTATGATATTAGAATTGATGGCATTAGTATTCTTGCTTTTGATGATTATATATTATACAGAAATATTATTAAATAAAACTAATATAATTTCGTGGGTATATAAAGCAATAAGAATAAGCTTTTATATTACTTTAGTATTTGCTTTTGTTCAATTTTTGGCAATGTTAGACATTGATATTGC
The window above is part of the Megamonas hypermegale genome. Proteins encoded here:
- a CDS encoding glycosyltransferase family 4 protein — its product is MKILHVGEYVNGGVATYLRTLLSGLQKYDDVENYLLISEYKSQQGWEDITKKVFYYKYKRSISNIFSAIKQIHAVIKDVNPDIIHAHSTWAGLFVRLPYLFKKRKAKIIYQSHGWAFLMDTSNYKKNIYALVEKILSIPTDRIINISNYEQNQAVKCGLNKNKMVMIYNGVEDKVNKSNLKLNWDENKINLLFVGRLDRQKGLDLFLDVYDKMKLENLHLYVIGTSVLDDNLPNSTKYVTYLGWVNNKDIDAYYQACDAVIMPSRWEGFGLVAIEAMKNSKAVIVSNRGALPELIKEDFTGYIFNIDDEISLKNRLLSLDKERLNILGENSRTIYLQKFVDKIFINKMYKIYKVL
- a CDS encoding glycosyltransferase family 2 protein; this encodes MINKKAIVKLAIDSILNQTYRDFEFIICDDGSNDGTYEMVQGLIRNDKRVILIKNNENKGLAYSLNHCLSIAKGKYIARMDADDISTPNRLEKQIKFLDEHLEYAIVGCNLLLINDKGIWGKRILAEKPTKKSFLFTSPFCHPAIVMRKDVLDKVNNYKVEKITRRAEDYDLFMRIYVNGYKGYNLQEFLYQFREDNDAYKRRAYKYRIDDVQVRYRGFKALGLMPSGFLYVIKPLIVGLIPQKILCQLRKLRIEK
- a CDS encoding glycosyltransferase family 2 protein; protein product: MKISVIIPAYNGEKYIKRCINSIKKQTFYNWEIILIDDGSKDKTGIICDAYALEDNRIKVIHKANGGASSARNLGIDKATGDYITFIDCDDWVEEDFFEKAVDFFAKNFVDILITGFVFDKNRVSRNMFKGKNKEIIGINKARKEFFLRDKFSWEVCAKFYKKEILSKIKFDIKLKIGEDMLFFWQVLNSVEKIGYLPLYKYHYDISASKTMTSKFSVKWFHGLKVKRNIYNQVKNISKEMELLSKIVVVVEMVTLAKKAYDIDNYKSKRIIKYLQKGIRKNIYLSILYPKSNIMTLRQRLGIIYFSLPYKLCILGRNFLK
- a CDS encoding EpsG family protein yields the protein MASIFLFGKVTKNKKLLYILLVYIPLVFISSLRHWNIGTDTPTFYQWFEATRYVDIEDFGWFYTLSSITTDLEWGFIWIGHFLNIFNLDVQLMIFIYFTIIVLGIIK